The DNA window aattgatACTTATTCCTTAGCCTATGGTTGGGTTGAGTCACCCTATCGAGTTGATTGGAGGACTTGACTTTTGCAATATTAATTCTAGAAGTGcaatgttaattaaattttaaatacgtTTTTTCTAGTAGTTCGGTGATAATCCCATCGATTGAccttatataaaaaatgcaCCACTTTTTCAGTGTTAGGTGGCAATCTGAATAACTTCAACCATATATATGAAATGGAAAGTCGTTGGGGTCCACGTGTACCTAGTAACACATcgttattataattattaaagcTAAAGTGATGgtttgtgtttaataaatgaaataatcaTACATAAATAGAGTATGTTTGCTTCAAatcaaagtatttttttacaaCGTTTGATCAAATTTTTCGAGAGCGAACTATGTCCACGttggtaaaaataaattgaaacacACTTTTCTAATAGTTTGCATGGTAAAAATAtaggtttattttttaagtagcATTTCACTATATTTCAACTctcctattattatttttatattttcattaatgggTAGTCACCTCACCCTTTaagataatttaaaactatttttaaatattaagaacTAAACAATATGAATACTTCAGACTGAGAGTTTCATGccgttttaaaacgtatcacAAGAaagtataaatttaaaattatattttatttgttattttttaaaatttataagtgCTTCAGATATGAGGGtaagattaatttttaattttttaaacgttttaaagtattttttaaattttaaaaaaaatttaagtcattaatgaaataaataatatatatatatttttttaaaagctcTACCCAATCAAAAGacatttttgaaacaattaaaattaaaaagacatgaaataattttgaaagtatatatatatatttttttgaaagaaagtattaatataatgatattttttattttcatttaattttaagagtctgataaaaacaaaaaggttagaaatatttttaagataaaacaTCCGagtatttgtattaatttggCCGTAAATTTTGTTACTCCGATTCTCTCGcgaacttgaaaagaaaaaaaaaaaaggtttttatTTCGATAATATATAGAGGGTAGTGAGAGGGATCTCTCTCCCTTTTATCGTCCAATCTAGTGGGCTTAGATGGACCAATATTGGGCTTCGAGCCCAAACCCGAAaggacaataaaaaaaaaaaaaaaaaagttgatttatttacttaattttgcGAACGTTCCGCGATTTTGACGTTTAACCCATACCCATCGGAACTTCTTCCCTCCCTGGTTCCGAAATTTCCCGCCATTTAATTTCtggaaacattttttcttcaaaactcGAATCAAGAAACTGAGCTCAGAGGCGACGCAAACTCCGCTGCGTCCAATGTCGTCGTGGCAGATTTTTCCCAAAGCCGGCAACAATTTCCAGTGGGAACTAACCGGCGAGCGTCTCGAAGTCAAATCCGACTGCGAACAAAATGTTTCCCTTTCTCGAAGTAACAGCAGCTCCGTTGCCCGTCTCCCATCCATGGCCGACCTCTTGCTCTGCTCTAGGTTCATGCAAAGTCCAGAGGACGCCGATGCAGGCGCTCCGATGTTTCGAACCGGATTGGGAAAATCGGTTTCTGTTAAACAGTCTTCAATCGAGAAGGCTTTATCTATGCTCGCCGATGACAACGCTCCAGATATAGGTCTTTCTTCACTCTCTTAATTCCATTAATTCCTTTAACTAAATGTTCCTCCCGCCTTGTTTTCTGTACGGTCAACAGCCATACTCAAAATTTTGCTCTATGCCCAAGTTTTTTAGTGCAATACATATTTGGACGAGCTGTATAGAACTTATCAAATTGGCTGCGTGCTGTTactctttcaaaatttatgtaGCTCGCAATTTTGATTCATATTCTATCTCTGCTACTCACTGGCTTCAGTCTAtcattttacatttaatttattattgccCTTTTCCCTCGTTCGTGTGTTATGGTAACTAGGGTGCTCATCATTGATGGATAAATCTCTCTACTATTTGAATTCGTGCAGGTCAATTGCATAAAGGAGGTAATTtctccaattctctctttcaaaCGGGCTCTGGGAAATCAGTCAACGTTTCTTCTCAAGGTCTTCTTAGAGCCAAGACATTGTTAGGactggaagaagatgatactTGTTCCAATTTTCAAAGATTTGGACAAGCTATCAGTCCTTACGATTTTGAGGGGGAATTTCTGGAATCAAAAGGTGCGTGTGGTATGGAGAACACGAGCAATACATTGGTCTCTAATACTTTCTTTTCGAGAagttcattagagaatcacGCCAGCCCATCATTCAAACAAATTGAATTGCCTAACAAGGCTCCCAAGCCTCCTGCAGTGAAGTTTCATACTGCCGGGGGGAGATCCTTATCTATTTCAAGCGATGCACTACAACGCGCAAGAAGCCTTCTTGGTGACCCAGAGTTGGGAAGTTTCTTGGATGAAGGGGACGTGGATTGCTATAAGGAAGATATGGGAAATGCAACACCGTCAAATGGGAAACATGCTTTTCACACTCCTTCCTTCAACATGGAAGACTCAACAACTACTAAACACACATCTAAAAGCTTTGTTTCCCCCTTACGACCATCTTCCAGAGCTATGCAATCTTCATTCAAGACAAAAAGTATATTAGGGAGtaatttgatgaagaaatttgaTGCAGCCGAACAAGAAAGTATTAGCAGGTTTGACGACAATAAATCCTGTTTGCCAGAAACTTTAGGCTGCCAGCCTAGTGAGCCAAGTACAATAGTAGACAATGTTTCTGAAAATGGAATTAGATCAGGGATCCATTTAGGCGAGCGATCATTTGGCGGGCCTCTAAATGACATATCGAATATTGCTGACTCAAGAAGTAGAAGCGATAGAGCTAGTAATAACGAAAAGAGGAAGCTTTGGAGTACAAATTCTGTATCTCCATTCAAAAGGCCCCGAAATTCCAAGTTCTCCACCCCCTTGAATAAGAATGCATCACTTGTTACCACAAGTCAGTTTACcttctttagttttttctcATCTTATTCGTTAGCTTCAATATTTTTGTGAAATCTTGATTACATTTTTGACCAGGTTTATCTACTTCATCATCTAGTAACTTTGGTTGCAAAAAAAGGGTTTCCACTCGGTATCCACACCAATCCTCAAGGATGTATATCAAAGAGTATTTTGGAAGACCTCCATCAACCCGAGACAAGGTAAGTTGATCTAAGATCAGCACGCTCTAATTTTTCTGTGGAGTTTTGATACTGAGGCAATAATTTTCACTATGGTGAAATAGTTGGATTACCTGCCAGATGAAGTCAGAAGGATGAATGCAGAAAATGCAGAGAAATATAAAGTTCCTGACAACTCTGGCACAAATTGTATTGGAGTAGAAGCTTTTCGTCATATGTTAGTCGAGTCTGGAGCTTCTCTGCAACATTCTTCtgaattgtaattttttctgACTTTATCTTCTTATTGTAATCCTTACACACACTAATATGAAAAGGTGCAACCAACCAAATAAATGCAACTTGGATTTCGATGAAGCATTTCTCTGTTACCCTTGTGTGTTCATGAGAAGGTTGGACGTGGAGTTGCTTAGCCTAACATTCTCACAGTTTGCAGAGGGAGATATATGAGATATATGATCAGTTATTGCTCCATATTGAGTTTTCTCGATTTCTTCTGTTAGTTGAGTTTAACTTTGGTGCTTTTGGCTGTTTAGGTGGGTCAAAAATCACTACAAGTGGATTGTTTGGAAACTGGCCTGCTACGAAAGGCAATGTCCAGTCAAATCAAATGGAAATTTTTTGACAGTTTCCAATGTTCTCGAGGAATTGAAATATAGGTGAATAATTGCATTTGTTACTAAAATATGATAGAATCAAGCTGCACcatgtttataaaaataatgagaTTAACCATTTAATGTTTGAAAGGTATGAAAGAGAAGTTAATCAAGGCCACCGTTCTGCAATAAAGAGAATACTGGAAGGAGATGCACCGCCATCTATGTTGTTAGTTTTATGTGTTTCAGCTATTCGCTCAAATTACAAATCAAGGTCTCAAGCTTGTTCATCCTCGACCAATGGGTCTGATTATGGTGAAGGGGCAAAAGTTGAACTCACCGATGGGTGGTATGGAACTGACCCCATAGATCTTTCACTACCTATTTAGTTCTTTGTCATTGATATTGGACGTGGTAGGTATTCTGTTGATGCTCTTTTGGACGGGCAGCTGTCAAAGCAACTTCTTTCGGGAAAACTGTTTGTGGGACAGAAACTCAGGGTAATTTATCTATCAATTAGCCAATCCTTTATTCATTCAAAGTGCTTCCAGCTTACAGTTATGCCTCTCTTTTGAAGATATGGGGAGCGAGATTGTGTGGTTGGATCGGGCCTGTTTCACCTCTTGAGgttgtttttcttaattaatttattgattatgGTGTCTATTCttcaaattattctttttagtttatgtagtttgataatatttcataatggAAGTCTTTGTACTGTTGGATAAAATCAACGCATAAAGACACTGTTgaatcaattttgaatatgaaaaTCAACTATTTGTCTATTCTTTGTTTAGACTTGCTGATTTATTCCTGACCATTTGTGGCTTTCATCATCAACTACAGATGTCAGGGGCTGTTTATTTGACGTTGCATATTAATGGAACTTTTAGAGCTCATTGGGCCGATAGACTGGGATTCTGTGAGTGCCACAGAAATTCTgttgaaaataacaattttctaCCTCAGACAACTCAAGCCTGTAGTACACTTTTTTATTCATGCTCAACACTTCAATTTTCAATGTAGGCAAAAATGCTGGtgtttcattatcctttaagTGCATCAAGAGTAGTGGAGGTCCAGTTCCTTCGACTTTGGTTGGAGTCTCACGGAAATACCCTGTTCTTTACAAGGAGAGGTAATTCAAGATGATTGTGTTGACTATTCTGTGTGAAATgctaaaaatgataaaaccTTGTCATCGAACTTCGTCCCGATTGACATAGGTTAGGTGATGGGGCATCCATAGTAAGAACCGAGAAGATGGAGATGAAGACCAGGCAATTATATGATCAGAGGTGGATACCCAAGCTGTttcttacaaatttttttttttttaacacggACTATAATATTCTACCACATTTCAGTTTAGTTTGTCTGGTATAAGTTAATGATCGAATATGATTCAGTagaaaagatcaaataaaGTATTGCAGATTCAATTGGGAGGTTTTGTTAGCTTCGTATTATGGTTGACTGATGTTGGCTGCAGGTGCACAGCTATTGTAGATGGTATTGTTTCTGAATTCCAGAGAGGGACAAAGAGTCGTATCTACAGTGAGTGTGATAGTGAAGAAGGGGCAAAACTCTTTAAGATCCTCGAGACAGCGGCTGAACCTGAACTTTTGATGGCAGAGATGAGTCCTGAACAGTTAACTTCTTTTGCGAGCtaccaaacaaaaatagaggttatcattcttttattttatattgcGAGACAGATTAAATCAGAATGTTAAACAGGACTTCAAATTTTAGGCAATCAGGCAATCGGACATGGAAAAATCAATCAGGAAAGCGTTAGCAGATGCTGGGTTAAGTGGGAGAGATGTCACTCCATTTATGAGGGTGAGAGTGGTTGGACTTACAAGCAAAAGCAACCAAAGAGAAACCCATAGGAAGGAGGGCTTGATTACAATCTGGAATCCAACAGAGAAGCAGGTGAATTCAGTCTTTTTCATTGCTTTCTACACCATTGAATTATTAGTATTACTTGATCATTTCTCGAGTTCAATTGTCTTGTGTCTATGACGAATGAGCAAAATGGAGTTGCCTCACAAGTGTCTGATTGAATTTCCTTAAACAATGTGATAGCAACTTGAGCTGGTTGAGGGCCAGGCATACGCTATTGGAGGACTTGTGCCAATAAATTGCGATGCGGATATTCTTTACTTGCAAGCAAAAGGATCAACTACCAAATGGCAGTCTTTATCTCCACAGTCAATGAAATGCTTCAAGTACGTATTTCCACGTCTCTTGTTTTGCTAAAATTGAGGTCCAAACTCATGCCATACCTGCCGCAGGCCCTTTTATAACCCCCGAAAATCAGTTTCGTTATCAAATTTGGGGGAAGTCCCTCTATCCAGGTAAGGCGGCTTGCAACTAAATCTCTAGAAGGCATCATTAGATTTCTAGACATTAACATACTATCCTTTTATTATGCAGTGAATTTGATGTCGTTGCAATTGTTGTACACGTGGGGGAGGTTTTTACAACTGCTCATCAGAAGAAACAGTGGATATTTGTGGCAGATGGTTCGATATCCGAGTCACATTCAGAAGGCACTTCCAATTCACTGCTTGCTATTAGTTTCTGTTCACCGTATGCGGATGATGAGTCATTTGTGCCAATCAACTGCAACCTTACCGGCTCAACTGTATGTACATGTAgttgccttttctttgttctttcccAAATCCAAAGTGCATTACCCTTGTTATATTGTCAGTGTTAATTTTACTTCAGGTAGGTTTCTGCAATCTTATTAAGAGATCAAAGGACCAGATCAATAATCTCTGGGTGGCAGAAGCAACAGAAAATTCGTCCTACTTTTTGAATTTCGATTCTGTCGATTGTTCTCACATGAAAAACGCTGCAGTTTCTGCTAAAAGATGGGCAGAGAATTCCAC is part of the Cucurbita pepo subsp. pepo cultivar mu-cu-16 chromosome LG03, ASM280686v2, whole genome shotgun sequence genome and encodes:
- the LOC111789840 gene encoding protein BREAST CANCER SUSCEPTIBILITY 2 homolog B — protein: MSSWQIFPKAGNNFQWELTGERLEVKSDCEQNVSLSRSNSSSVARLPSMADLLLCSRFMQSPEDADAGAPMFRTGLGKSVSVKQSSIEKALSMLADDNAPDIGQLHKGGNFSNSLFQTGSGKSVNVSSQGLLRAKTLLGLEEDDTCSNFQRFGQAISPYDFEGEFLESKGACGMENTSNTLVSNTFFSRSSLENHASPSFKQIELPNKAPKPPAVKFHTAGGRSLSISSDALQRARSLLGDPELGSFLDEGDVDCYKEDMGNATPSNGKHAFHTPSFNMEDSTTTKHTSKSFVSPLRPSSRAMQSSFKTKSILGSNLMKKFDAAEQESISRFDDNKSCLPETLGCQPSEPSTIVDNVSENGIRSGIHLGERSFGGPLNDISNIADSRSRSDRASNNEKRKLWSTNSVSPFKRPRNSKFSTPLNKNASLVTTSLSTSSSSNFGCKKRVSTRYPHQSSRMYIKEYFGRPPSTRDKLDYLPDEVRRMNAENAEKYKVPDNSGTNCIGVEAFRHMLVESGASLQHSSELWVKNHYKWIVWKLACYERQCPVKSNGNFLTVSNVLEELKYRYEREVNQGHRSAIKRILEGDAPPSMLLVLCVSAIRSNYKSRSQACSSSTNGSDYGEGAKVELTDGWYSVDALLDGQLSKQLLSGKLFVGQKLRIWGARLCGWIGPVSPLEMSGAVYLTLHINGTFRAHWADRLGFCKNAGVSLSFKCIKSSGGPVPSTLVGVSRKYPVLYKERLGDGASIVRTEKMEMKTRQLYDQRCTAIVDGIVSEFQRGTKSRIYSECDSEEGAKLFKILETAAEPELLMAEMSPEQLTSFASYQTKIEAIRQSDMEKSIRKALADAGLSGRDVTPFMRVRVVGLTSKSNQRETHRKEGLITIWNPTEKQQLELVEGQAYAIGGLVPINCDADILYLQAKGSTTKWQSLSPQSMKCFKPFYNPRKSVSLSNLGEVPLSSEFDVVAIVVHVGEVFTTAHQKKQWIFVADGSISESHSEGTSNSLLAISFCSPYADDESFVPINCNLTGSTVGFCNLIKRSKDQINNLWVAEATENSSYFLNFDSVDCSHMKNAAVSAKRWAENSTSIIENLREMILFMIGDRKG